A part of Aegilops tauschii subsp. strangulata cultivar AL8/78 chromosome 2, Aet v6.0, whole genome shotgun sequence genomic DNA contains:
- the LOC109742778 gene encoding uncharacterized protein, whose amino-acid sequence MAEMVGSLVVGEVVSRTSSFLISKHKERSASASSTGESLERLEMAHIKMEAALEVSARWQVTDVAMLRWRRKLRRAADECDAAVHRWRLRALEEEEAREALARAWLPSRVARVVASFVSSLLSRRGEEPHAKAVQRFEKLADGAGDFLRYLQSGGAPRRCALLDDAIVMKPAASASASARHGLVQGGRQRCLRSGSRKSGVEIRQLVQ is encoded by the coding sequence ATGGCCGAGATGGTCGGATCGCTGGTCGTCGGCGAGGTGGTCAGCAGGACCTCCTCCTTCCTCATCAGCAAGCACAAGGAGAGGTCGGCGTCGGCCAGCAGCACAGGCGAGAGCCTGGAGAGACTGGAGATGGCGCACATCAAGATGGAGGCGGCGCTGGAGGTGTCCGCCCGGTGGCAGGTCACGGACGTGGCGATGCTGCGGTGGCGGCGGAAGCTGCGGCGCGCCGCCGACGAGTGCGACGCCGCGGTGCACCGCTGGAGGCTGCGGgccctggaggaggaggaggccagggaggcGCTCGCGCGCGCGTGGCTCCCGAGCCGGGTGGCGCGCGTCGTGGCCTCCTTCGTGTCGTCGCTCCTCAGCCGCCGCGGCGAGGAGCCCCACGCGAAGGCCGTCCAGAGGTTCGAGAAGCTGGCTGACGGCGCCGGGGATTTCCTGAGGTACCTGCAGTCCGGCGGCGCGCCTCGGAGGTGCGCGCTGCTCGACGACGCCATTGTCATGAAGCCTGCTGCGAGTGCGAGTGCGAGTGCGAGGCATGGTCTGGTTCAGGGAGGTCGACAGCGCTGCCTGCGCTCAGGATCCAGGAAGAGCGGGGTGGAGATTAGACAGCTTGTGCAGTGA